The Sesamum indicum cultivar Zhongzhi No. 13 linkage group LG6, S_indicum_v1.0, whole genome shotgun sequence genomic interval TACGAAAATGATAAAAGGAAAAGCTctctaaatttaatatgttgcAGAATTACATTTAATGTATGTCATAAACAAGTATTTATagtacaaatattataactacTTGTAATAAAACTAACAAATGGATAAGAAGGAAAAACTGTTAAGAAACTAAAAAACTGCCCTAAAACTGTAATTAACTTCCTTCAAGTGACAATTTCATTAGCTGTTGTTGTATTCAAATTCTCAACATCCCCCCCACAAGTTGGACCTGGTTCGATAGCAAACAAGCCCAACTTGCTCAACAAACTCGTGAAGGCAGATATGGGCAACACCTTAGTAAAGAGATCAGCGAGCTGTAGCGAGCTCCGAACAAAAGAGGGGGCAATGAAACCTTCTTTATAAGCATCACGAACTAAGTGACAGTCCATTTCTATGTGTTTGGTGCGTTCGTGAAAGACAGGATTGGCCAGAATGTGTAATGCCGCTTTGTTATCACAAAATAGATCAATAGGAAGAGAGGTAGACATACCGAGATCAGTCAGAATATAAGAAATCCAACGTAATTCGCAGACAGTAGCAGCTAGACTACGATACTCAGCCTCAGCTGTCGATCGAGATACCGTACACTGCTTCTTAGTTTTCCAGGAAATCAAAGCTGGTCCAAGAAATATACAAAAACCTGTAAGTGATCGTCTGGAATCTGGGCAGGTCGCCCAATCGGCGTCGCAATAAGCTGTCAGTGTTAGTGAGCTCTGTGAGGGGAAGAGGAGACCCTTTGACGGACAACTCTTAAGATAGCGAACTACATGCAGAGCCGCTTGCCAGTGCGACTCGCACGGATGTGTGAGAAACTGACTAAGTTGCTGAACGGAATGAGAAATGTCTGGACGAGTGAATCCAAGATATAATAGGTGACCCACGAGACGACGATACGAATTTGGGTTAGGGAGCGGATCATCTGAGATAGAGTGAACCCTCAAACCTTGTGGAAGAGGTGTAGAGGCTGGTCTTGACTGACATAGACCGGTATCGCGAATAATATCCATAGTGTATTTGGTCTGCGAGACATAGAGACCATCATTGCATCGAGTAATTTCTAGCCCAAGGAAGTAGCAGGCATCACCAATGTCTTTGATCATGAATAAGGTGTGGAGGTAGTCCTTCACCTCCTGAATGATTGAGATCGAAAGACCAATGATCAATATGTCATCAACGTAGACTAGCAACCCATTAGTCCTGAGGGTGTGTCCTTAACAAAGAGATAGTGATCATGCATTGATTGGCGAAAGCCGTAAGCGGTGAGTCGAAGGGTGAACTCTACATTCCATTGATGAGAGGCCTGCTTCAGTCCCCTTCAAGTGACAATTTCATTAGCTGTTGTTGTATTCAAATTCTCAACAAAACTGAAACcttatacaaattattgaaTGGCCTCACTATTCAACCAAATACACCACAAGGTTATTTTGCTAAATGAACCATTGCTCAACCTAATAAATAAGTGAAAGTGGAAataaggagaagaaaaaaaaaaagccataaatattcttgttgtgatggaataattttcaaattatgttttaccATTGGCGTTCAGAATattttggaaattatttttataaatttggtaACATcacatttatgtatttatttaggacttttatgtattttttttaatatacttttatgaGTTGTGATTtatgatattgttattttatttggttatattttaatttttgttattaggATATGTAGGgcgacaataattaataatgattgattttgagattttttaacatattttttaatttacagttatatataaatatatttcatttagtaAAATGATCAAATGATGCACTTGGTGGAGTGGTGTGGCCACCCAATCTTTTGTACAAGGTCTAGGTTTTgactatataatattatatgttatcaaatatcaatattacaAAAGCCATTTTTGTAAAACATGTATTTGgactttatattaaaaaatatttattttttaagccCATTTAATGATtgtctcaattttttattcattttttctcccctttttcctcttctctgTTTTCTCTCCCCTTTTTGTTCGTTCTGTCTTTTTGCCTTTTATCTCTATTATCTCTAAAGTCGATCCTTAGCCTTTTTTAGATTAAGTGTTTCCGTGttggattaatatatatgatcttatattttaatctactTAAAATTGTGGAGAGTGTTGGTGGTATATGGTGCAtaatgttgatttttcttacTTATTACATACAAACACTTGtttcatttcttaatttttgttaatctcaacattttatatttattataaatatttataacaaaaataccaCCAAACAGTCTGCAACCGCACAAAACCGcacatttgatttttcttttataagtggcaatttaaaaaattattttataaaaccgaCAATGgcaatttgatttgaaaataagcTTAAAAAAATCGAAATCGCACCATAAGCACCCCTAGTTTCAACCCCTTTTGGCAGCAAaaatgggtttttttttctccacaAATCCGTTAAAACTAACGGTTAAATAACAACGGTTAGATAACAAAAAGGGACGAAAGTTGATGAAATCTATAAACTTGAGagattaaatttgatgagGGAAAATATGATGTACCAAATCTGAATAAGTGGTATAGTTGAGGGGCCAAAAGTAATGTTTACCCTACAACCAAACAAagtcaacaaaaattcaattagacatttcatcaaacacttTGAAAGCAAAACTTGctcaaaaaatttcttttacaaaTTGTCAAAGAAATTTACGAAGAAGAAAGCGAAGGTGTGCCGTGTGCCGACGAATTCGACGTGAATAGAgttctgcaattttttcttcactgGCGCGAGAGAGagttagagagagaaagagttcTCAATTCTCACATATCTCCTGACTTTATCtcattccttttcttttttatttctaattttaatgagttaattgatttatttatttaataaatatagagataaccaatatatttattttatatacattgaATAAATATAGGGTTAAGATaaccaataataaatttattttattgtagtggatataaatataacaataaaattcataaacatTATAATATAAACCAGAATATataccatattttaatatcatccaaaactaaaatatgatatatttgctGACAATTCTagtatatgataaattttgaaataaatgcattttattgtagtggatattgaaattataatgataaagttcatatgcattatattaaatatttatttagaaaaaactTATCACAACgtactaaattgttgattaaacttatttttagataatatgaattagaatatcatattttaatatcatctaaaagTAAAATCTGATACATTGACTGACACTTCTaatatatggtgaattttgaaataaatgcattttgttgtaatggatattaaaattataacgataaaattcatatgcattatattaaatacttatttataaaaaattatcaaaatatactaaattattctttaggcttatttttagataatataaactaaaataccatatttaatatcatttaaaactaaaatatgagatattaactaataattataatttatggtgaattttaaatatttatttacaaaaaaaaatatcaaaacttattaaattgtTGCTTAAGCTtgttttttaacaatataaataaaaataccgtattttattattatataaaattaagataagatatatattaactaataaatctGTCATatagtgaattttgaatacaaacttgatataatattgaatatgtacttaaataatattcataaattaaaaattaaaaaaaaggtggCTCACGAGCTCATGAACATAAAGAGCTCGAGCAGGCTCAAATCGAGCTCATGAGCCGGCTCGGCTCATCTTGCACCCCTCATATagacaattacaaaaaaactATACTTTCAGATTTTTAGAAGGGTCTAAGCgtaattaaccaaaaataaaataaggacaaaattatatttttgatcctgTAACTGTAAGACGttagcacttttggtcttACACTGCCTCCATTCACatatttagtctttttttaacaaatttagtctcgaacatctcatatttgatcatttttaagCAAATGTAGTCACGTGTCGACAACTTTGGTGCACTACGGCATATAATTACAGGAAAGTAAATGAAATCCACTCCCATATAAAGGAGGGCAAAATTTATCGAAACAGGactaaatttaccaaacatgattaaatatataaatagagtaaGTTACAGAGCCAAAAGTACGAAAAAcctataattacaaaacaaaaaatacaattttttataaaataaagggtaaattacaactacctcccctaaggtttgacataattatgaatatctcatttttatttaaaaaattataaatatccccctcaattcaaaaataattatgtaaccccTAAAAGGTGAAGTGGATATACTATTTTActcttgttgaatttttttttaaaaaaaattgaggatggataaaataaataatctagagggaatattatttttataaaaatattttagaaaattataatatatatatatataaaattataatgtataatttaaaagagcattttggtcaattcaccataaaaattgaatgaaaacttaaCAGAATTGGCTCACTGTTAGATGGACGTTAAAATTAaggaagtatttgtaattttttaaacaatgatgatgtatttataattatataattttttaggaaaGATGATTGTAATTTGGCCCGAAATAAGTAGAAGAATGGACATGTATAAGTATGCGGTCCCATCCCAGAGATATCTTCACCTGAATATCTGATTCACTCAGTTTGGAGTTGGGGAGGATAAA includes:
- the LOC110012181 gene encoding uncharacterized protein LOC110012181: MIKDIGDACYFLGLEITRCNDGLYVSQTKYTMDIIRDTGLCQSRPASTPLPQGLRVHSISDDPLPNPNSYRRLVGHLLYLGFTRPDISHSVQQLSQFLTHPCESHWQAALHVVRYLKSCPSKGLLFPSQSSLTLTAYCDADWATCPDSRRSLTGFCIFLGPALISWKTKKQCTVSRSTAEAEYRSLAATVCELRWISYILTDLGMSTSLPIDLFCDNKAALHILANPVFHERTKHIEMDCHLVRDAYKEGFIAPSFVRSSLQLADLFTKVLPISAFTSLLSKLGLFAIEPGPTCGGDVENLNTTTANEIVT